In one Fusarium keratoplasticum isolate Fu6.1 chromosome 5, whole genome shotgun sequence genomic region, the following are encoded:
- a CDS encoding Nudix hydrolase domain-containing protein → MSVSDSKVVSTGPLSEEEAHWIKLSKITYTDPKDVTRTWESAERRTRPKDADIDGVGIVAILDKPTGKEIILQKQYRPPIDMVAIEVPAGLIDEGETVEQCAVRELREETGYVGEVTETSPMMFNDPGFCNTNLRMVHVSIDMSLPENQNLKPELEENEFIEVFTVKLADLWDECKKLEAEGYAIDARVGTLAEGVLLAQRFKL, encoded by the exons ATGTCTGTTTCTGATTCTAAGGTTGTCTCAACAGGGCCTCTG tcagaggaagaggcccaCTGGATCAAGCTCTCCAA AATCACATACACAGACCCAAAGGACGTCACTAGAACATGGGAATCCGCTGAACGCCGCACCCGTCCCAAGGACGCAGACATTGACggcgtcggcatcgtcgccatTCTCGATAAGCCTACCGGCAAAGAGATCATCCTCCAGAAGCAGTACCGTCCTCCCATCGATATGGTCGCGATCGAGGTCCCTGCAGGCCTCATCGATGAGGGTGAAACAGTCGAGCAATGCGCCGTGCGTGAGCTCAGAGAGGAAACGGGCTATGTGGGAGAGGTCACGGAGACGTCGCCCATGATGTTCAACGATCCTGGCTTCTGCAACACCAACCTTCGCATGGTTCACGTGAGCATCGACATGTCGCTTCCCGAAAACCAGAATCTCAAGCCCGAACTTGAGGAGAACGAGTTTATCGAGGTGTTTACCGTCAAGTTGGCTGATCTATGGGACGAGTGCAAGAAACTCGAGGCAGAGGGCTACGCCATTGACGCCCGCGTGGGAACTCTGGCCGAGGGAGTCCTCCTAGCTCAACGATTCAAGCTATAA
- a CDS encoding GH16 domain-containing protein codes for MSSPKSFLASILTALPIALASCNGARAAAVDDSQCDCYVADNKYYSGHMFWDFRSLSQYAKVPALIQTQQGNADADFSSSFFNWESEFGQTWGLQNWENGNSEFPMQNSYNNIYIEKNTDNSPASDTFMTMRTARHKGFQSAAEFESINKYHYASMRMYARTKGSPGACTAMFTYLGGEKLADVQEADIEVLTSDPKGLIHYTNQPSYTEEGEEVVGASKAVTMPDGVKWTDWAAHRMDWTPKETVWKVNGKQTWVNSFQVPRDPAQFSFNAWSDGGDWTGTMAEGGVAYQQIQWIEILHGQADKATCKRVCSVDSGSEVGKPVRV; via the coding sequence atgtcttctCCCAAGTCcttcctcgcctccatcCTCACGGCTCTGCCCATCGCCCTCGCAAGCTGCAACGGCGCCCGGGCAGCCGCAGTCGACGACTCCCAATGCGACTGCTACGTAGCCGACAACAAATACTACTCCGGTCACATGTTCTGGGACTTTCGCTCTCTGTCTCAGTACGCAAAGGTCCCAGCTCTGATCCAGACCCAGCAGGGAAACGCCGACGCAGACTTTTCTAGCTCGTTCTTCAACTGGGAGTCTGAATTTGGTCAGACTTGGGGTCTGCAGAACTGGGAGAATGGAAACTCAGAGTTTCCGATGCAGAACTCTTATAACAATATTTATATCGAGAAGAACACCGACAACTCGCCTGCCAGTGATACCTTCATGACGATGCGAACAGCTCGTCACAAGGGATTCCAGTCTGCGGCAGAGTTTGAGTCCATCAACAAGTATCACTACGCTTCTATGCGCATGTACGCTCGCACCAAGGGTTCTCCCGGTGCCTGTACAGCCATGTTCACATACCTCGGCGGCGAAAAGCTAGCCGACGTGCAAGAAGCCGACATTGAAGTCCTGACTTCAGACCCCAAGGGTCTCATCCACTACACGAACCAACCTTCCTACACGGAGGAAGGCGAGGAAGTCGTGGGAGCCAGCAAGGCCGTCACGATGCCCGACGGCGTCAAGTGGACAGACTGGGCTGCGCACCGGATGGACTGGACGCCCAAGGAGACGGTCTGGAAGGTTAATGGCAAGCAGACGTGGGTGAACTCTTTCCAGGTACCACGCGATCCGGCGCAGTTCAGTTTCAATGCTTGGAGCGATGGTGGTGACTGGACGGGCACTATGGCCGAGGGCGGCGTGGCTTATCAGCAGATTCAGTGGATTGAGATTCTGCACGGCCAGGCGGATAAGGCTACTTGCAAGAGGGTTTGCAGTGTTGATTCGGGTAGTGAAGTTGGAAAGCCTGTCCGTGTTTAA